The following coding sequences are from one Leptospira mayottensis 200901116 window:
- the rimM gene encoding ribosome maturation factor RimM (Essential for efficient processing of 16S rRNA) translates to MTEGWISIGQLGKPFGIKGWLRFNVRESILTKLKLPVRLKLGKPDPNFPEKEITLLEIRPHSGKFVVRFEGVVTPEEAEKWVGGILFLPQNLLPKIKTKDEFYVRDLVGLQAIDESGKSLNWKLTDIQDNPAHPILVFSKPEGEEILIPFLHVFVGELNLEKKTIVLIQPELWNEV, encoded by the coding sequence TTGACTGAAGGGTGGATTTCCATCGGTCAATTGGGCAAACCCTTTGGAATCAAAGGATGGCTTCGTTTCAACGTTCGGGAATCCATTCTCACGAAGCTCAAACTTCCAGTTCGATTAAAACTTGGTAAACCAGATCCCAATTTCCCCGAAAAAGAAATTACTCTCTTAGAAATCCGTCCACATAGCGGAAAGTTTGTTGTTCGTTTTGAAGGAGTCGTCACTCCCGAAGAAGCAGAAAAGTGGGTTGGAGGAATTCTTTTTCTGCCTCAAAACCTTCTTCCGAAAATCAAAACTAAGGACGAATTTTATGTCAGAGATCTTGTAGGTTTACAAGCGATCGATGAATCTGGAAAGAGCCTAAATTGGAAACTGACAGATATACAAGATAATCCGGCACACCCAATTCTTGTCTTTTCAAAACCAGAAGGGGAAGAAATTCTCATCCCCTTTTTACACGTTTTTGTGGGAGAACTTAATCTGGAAAAAAAGACGATCGTATTGATACAACCGGAGCTTTGGAATGAAGTTTAA
- the trmD gene encoding tRNA (guanosine(37)-N1)-methyltransferase TrmD has translation MKFNFITLFPEKIQSYFSEGLQQKAIESGVFSINTVHLRDFSGNKHNRVDDTIYGGGPGMLLRVEPIHKALLSLGENKGIVILTSPSGIPFHQGIANKLKEIGKSLTFISGYYEGVDHRVAEHLVDMEMSLGNYVLSAGDLASICIADAVSRLLPGFLGAGESLLDESHNHPDVLEYPQFTKPSEYNGWKVPEVLLSGNHASILAWREQNRKKINPDQERKL, from the coding sequence ATGAAGTTTAATTTCATCACACTTTTTCCCGAAAAGATTCAATCTTATTTTTCGGAAGGGCTCCAACAAAAGGCGATTGAATCCGGAGTATTTTCTATAAACACAGTCCATCTAAGAGATTTTTCTGGGAACAAACACAATCGAGTGGATGATACGATTTACGGAGGGGGACCGGGGATGCTTCTTCGGGTGGAACCGATTCACAAGGCGCTTTTATCTTTGGGAGAGAATAAGGGAATTGTTATTTTAACTTCTCCATCGGGAATTCCGTTTCATCAAGGCATCGCTAACAAATTGAAAGAAATCGGAAAATCTTTAACATTTATTTCCGGTTATTACGAAGGGGTAGATCACCGTGTTGCAGAACATCTAGTTGACATGGAAATGTCCCTTGGAAATTATGTATTATCTGCCGGGGATTTAGCCAGTATTTGTATAGCAGATGCCGTGTCCAGGCTTTTGCCTGGCTTTTTAGGGGCAGGGGAAAGCCTTCTGGATGAGTCTCATAATCATCCGGACGTTTTGGAATACCCGCAGTTCACAAAACCCTCGGAATACAATGGATGGAAAGTTCCTGAAGTGTTGCTTAGTGGCAATCACGCTTCGATTTTAGCGTGGAGGGAACAAAATAGAAAAAAGATCAATCCCGATCAAGAGAGGAAATTATGA
- a CDS encoding ribonuclease HII, whose translation MPESFFTHFEPEEYRFYSESIPCGIDEAGRGPYAGPLSVALVSFSQNTLNQILEGKLLKGLTDSKKLSERKREALYPEILKTAQISYRTFLSPNYIDREGINRAVLEGIRKCAKMAIRAVSSTLPLQLLIDGNYNFNRYPEWNYFKNRSSFYTKGDLRIVSIAAASILAKVGRDRYMTSISKKYPNYRFDQHKGYGTKLHEELILKYGLSDIHRRSFTGKFLR comes from the coding sequence TTGCCGGAGTCGTTTTTCACTCATTTCGAACCGGAAGAATACCGGTTTTATTCAGAATCGATTCCTTGTGGAATCGACGAAGCCGGAAGAGGTCCTTATGCGGGGCCTCTTTCTGTTGCATTGGTTTCTTTTTCTCAAAATACGCTTAACCAGATTTTGGAAGGTAAACTTCTTAAAGGATTGACGGATTCTAAAAAACTTTCCGAGAGAAAGAGAGAAGCATTATATCCGGAAATTCTAAAAACCGCACAAATTTCGTACCGAACCTTCTTAAGCCCGAATTACATCGACCGGGAAGGGATCAATCGAGCCGTACTAGAAGGAATTCGAAAATGCGCTAAAATGGCGATTCGAGCTGTTTCATCCACTCTTCCGCTGCAACTTTTAATCGATGGAAATTACAACTTCAATCGTTATCCAGAATGGAATTATTTCAAAAATCGTTCCTCTTTTTATACCAAAGGAGATCTTAGAATCGTGAGTATCGCGGCCGCCTCTATTTTAGCAAAAGTCGGTCGGGATCGCTATATGACTTCCATTTCCAAAAAATATCCCAATTATCGATTCGATCAGCATAAGGGATACGGAACAAAACTGCACGAAGAACTGATTCTTAAGTACGGTCTTTCCGATATTCATAGGAGAAGTTTTACCGGAAAGTTTCTACGGTAA
- a CDS encoding EscU/YscU/HrcU family type III secretion system export apparatus switch protein: MISVALKFIPQKDNAPVITASASGLLGDVIRKIANKNSVPVVENPALAESLFELPVGSEIPENLYRAVGAIFSMILELDSNYSGKKEMLQ; this comes from the coding sequence ATGATCAGTGTCGCTCTTAAATTCATTCCTCAAAAAGACAACGCACCCGTAATCACTGCATCCGCGTCCGGTCTTTTAGGTGATGTGATTCGTAAGATTGCAAATAAAAATTCAGTTCCGGTTGTAGAAAACCCGGCACTTGCGGAATCTCTTTTTGAACTTCCAGTTGGTTCGGAAATTCCGGAGAATCTTTACAGAGCGGTAGGTGCGATTTTTTCTATGATCTTGGAATTAGATTCAAATTATTCCGGAAAAAAGGAAATGTTACAATGA
- the rplS gene encoding 50S ribosomal protein L19, which yields MNQLLRKVLTSDAERKQNFAVGDTVKVHYKIIESGKERVQVYEGVVISIANEANGRTFTVRRVSYDIGVERIFPLFSPRIAKIELVRKGKVRRAKLYYLRNLSGKAARIKELKGSKALVSEDRRRQQETAAKSKAE from the coding sequence ATGAATCAACTTTTAAGAAAAGTATTAACTTCGGACGCTGAAAGAAAACAAAATTTCGCGGTAGGAGATACTGTTAAAGTACATTATAAAATTATTGAGTCCGGAAAGGAAAGAGTTCAAGTTTATGAAGGTGTCGTAATTTCCATCGCAAATGAAGCAAACGGAAGAACTTTCACCGTTCGTAGAGTTTCTTATGATATCGGAGTAGAAAGAATTTTTCCTTTGTTTTCTCCAAGAATCGCCAAGATAGAACTTGTTCGTAAAGGGAAAGTAAGAAGAGCAAAACTCTATTACTTGAGAAACTTATCCGGAAAAGCAGCTCGTATCAAAGAACTCAAGGGTAGTAAAGCCCTTGTAAGTGAAGACAGAAGGAGACAACAAGAGACTGCTGCAAAATCAAAAGCAGAATAA